A portion of the Lysinibacillus timonensis genome contains these proteins:
- a CDS encoding S-layer homology domain-containing protein — translation MTKQESKHLRQTAKIGTASLMLASAVVPTYVVDVEVVKASEPNAESDFQFIEVDGKAVITGYTYEGTSTDVVIPDTIAGLPVVGIGELAFVDRGLTSVVLPETIEFIGQLAFASNRLTTIDLPENLLEMYYEAFSYNLLNDVTIPQSIRFLEHDIFMGNPNYDSSASDFTIRGYTGSLAEIYSTSNGYNFVPIVPNTAPVSTGTIPDNEVEATEMLNIDLSQYFEDANHDSLTFEATVLESGATMPIVDNVLQFSAPIAGTYTISVRATDGEDYSTALTFTVTVVHPNTAPTIQSIIPPQTAVINEEFTLDLSQFFFDAESNGVRYEVEIDDPNQAYTVDDTGLLQFTGSVERDYTVTARAYDDRDAYSEDLVFTIEVSAEEEVVVPPTISSSLVNGTAYVNSVTPTFTIEGADAVTYTFNGGISHDGVSPLDVMGIYDYTVTATNEAGTTTKTYSFTIVEGAVTPTPITTPVSKVSDISSDSIHLGTNTTIDVASLVSGDVESYAVTTDNINALITIDQQGVLSIHGRIEGETNVTIIVIGEDRSSVQFQFTVLVTPPLPVPIPVGVIQDIPDNIVNEEEIKLFDLTQYFSGDVAHYDLLSDNENVSLSMVPNRVLQVRGVTAGTSLVTVTATGLDGSQQTIDFIVTVGPNENTLPTPVSVIKPILDTDLSVSELKSINLREYFSGDIAYYTLLQSTGEALATIGQNSTLNLQGLTEGSTVITVIATGLDNFSQSITFLVTVEQNEGTAPELVSNSRIAFNVEKGSNESINLESLFTSSSPDSVTYEIVSQDDSSAVTATIDSAILTLTGVEKGVGEVKVRAKNDSGESPILTVLVKVLEENEVVTPSIPPVSESNVSNLTIVGLDQTRQVSLNSLLTGFDPETMAVNVTSTNNDTLEINFDGTNQVLNLTSLRKGLTTISLTASDLDGNHVEVNYVVDVQVTPNFDIGSINDGEISAAEAESYVVPLDEVFRDVVNPDEIVNYVVGVTRKTQPQQVAQIQPFTMLASLESILPPMVATALSESSPSGIVVPAGVPNYTVYDDGTLKLQIINHMLVATGADEGEYDITVQAETSNNERSVVVPFTLKVTDITGTDDGSDVVDDNDTGSGGTTNDNDDDNGSGGSGSSNSGGSNTPTEKTLEEKLSDIIVSIEEQENGLVLNVENEQGISEKLTLTLTKDGTFIAAGNVKVKLDDVNINIKDFSDKRAVRLDDKVLDTVPHYSETGSLSITTKDLNDILITDRVPEPFTDIKDTDYFKQEVEDLYNNILTVGTTSTTYSPNAPITRGQFAGMISKALELETSTPVTFKDIENHWYAQGVQALYEAGIIDGYENGSFGGQDHLTRQQSMAIIGKMLEHTGLDISSDYQIEVDDYEKISPYARKAINYLAEKGVLIQGEGINFNPSNDLTRGQMAGVLMKALELTDWY, via the coding sequence ATGACAAAACAAGAATCTAAACATCTTAGACAGACGGCTAAAATCGGAACAGCCTCGTTAATGTTAGCAAGTGCAGTAGTACCAACTTATGTTGTGGATGTAGAAGTGGTTAAAGCATCAGAGCCAAATGCGGAATCAGATTTTCAATTTATTGAAGTGGATGGTAAGGCGGTTATCACAGGTTACACTTATGAAGGTACATCAACAGATGTAGTTATACCGGATACTATCGCAGGATTACCAGTTGTTGGGATAGGGGAATTAGCTTTTGTAGATAGAGGTTTAACTTCTGTTGTATTGCCGGAGACTATTGAATTTATTGGACAATTAGCATTTGCGTCTAACCGATTAACAACAATAGATTTACCTGAAAATTTACTAGAAATGTATTATGAAGCATTTTCTTATAATCTTCTAAATGATGTAACTATTCCACAAAGTATAAGGTTTTTAGAACATGATATCTTTATGGGTAACCCTAATTATGACTCCTCTGCTTCTGATTTCACTATAAGAGGATATACTGGTTCTCTTGCCGAGATTTATTCTACGTCTAATGGTTACAACTTTGTACCGATTGTACCGAACACTGCACCTGTATCAACAGGAACAATTCCTGACAATGAAGTAGAAGCAACTGAAATGCTTAACATAGATTTGTCGCAATATTTTGAGGATGCAAATCATGATTCGTTGACTTTTGAAGCAACTGTTTTAGAATCAGGTGCTACGATGCCAATTGTGGATAATGTGCTACAGTTTAGTGCTCCTATTGCAGGCACTTACACAATATCAGTTAGAGCTACAGATGGTGAAGATTATTCAACAGCTTTAACTTTCACTGTAACTGTTGTTCATCCAAACACAGCACCAACAATTCAATCAATAATCCCACCGCAAACGGCTGTAATTAATGAAGAATTCACATTAGACTTGTCTCAATTCTTCTTTGATGCAGAAAGTAATGGTGTGCGTTATGAGGTTGAAATAGACGACCCGAACCAAGCTTATACAGTAGATGATACAGGATTACTTCAATTCACAGGAAGTGTAGAGCGAGATTATACTGTTACAGCACGTGCTTATGATGATAGAGATGCTTATTCTGAGGATTTAGTATTTACAATTGAAGTTTCTGCAGAAGAAGAAGTAGTAGTACCGCCTACAATCTCGTCATCTTTAGTAAATGGAACGGCTTATGTAAATAGTGTAACGCCTACTTTCACTATTGAAGGTGCGGATGCAGTAACTTATACATTCAATGGAGGTATTTCTCACGACGGTGTATCGCCTTTAGACGTAATGGGTATCTATGACTATACGGTCACTGCTACAAACGAAGCAGGAACAACTACTAAAACATATAGCTTCACAATAGTAGAGGGAGCGGTAACACCAACACCAATAACAACTCCTGTTTCAAAAGTTTCTGATATTAGTAGTGATTCAATACATTTAGGAACGAATACTACTATTGATGTTGCTAGTTTAGTTAGTGGTGATGTTGAATCATATGCTGTAACAACAGATAACATTAATGCTTTAATTACTATCGATCAACAAGGTGTACTTTCAATACATGGCCGTATAGAAGGGGAGACAAACGTCACTATTATTGTAATAGGTGAGGATAGAAGTAGTGTTCAATTCCAATTTACAGTACTTGTAACCCCTCCACTACCTGTACCAATACCTGTCGGTGTTATTCAGGATATTCCAGATAATATTGTAAATGAAGAAGAGATAAAATTATTTGATTTAACACAATATTTTTCAGGGGACGTAGCTCATTACGATTTACTTTCAGACAATGAGAATGTTTCGTTATCGATGGTACCGAATCGTGTACTCCAAGTAAGAGGGGTAACTGCAGGAACTTCTCTTGTAACTGTAACTGCAACAGGTTTAGACGGTTCACAACAAACAATCGATTTCATTGTAACGGTAGGACCAAATGAAAACACATTACCAACGCCTGTCAGTGTCATTAAACCTATCCTGGATACTGATTTATCTGTATCAGAATTAAAATCAATCAATTTAAGAGAGTATTTCTCAGGTGACATTGCATATTACACTTTACTGCAATCTACCGGTGAAGCTTTAGCCACTATTGGTCAAAATAGTACTCTAAACTTACAAGGTTTAACAGAGGGGTCTACAGTTATAACTGTAATAGCAACGGGATTAGATAATTTTTCACAATCAATTACATTCCTAGTAACAGTAGAACAAAATGAAGGTACTGCACCGGAATTAGTTTCAAATTCTAGAATAGCATTCAATGTAGAAAAAGGTTCGAATGAATCGATTAACTTAGAATCGCTATTTACAAGTTCTTCACCTGATAGTGTGACCTATGAAATTGTAAGTCAAGATGATTCATCTGCTGTAACGGCTACAATTGACTCAGCTATCCTTACACTAACTGGGGTAGAAAAAGGTGTAGGTGAAGTGAAAGTTCGTGCAAAGAACGATAGTGGTGAAAGTCCTATTCTAACTGTCCTTGTAAAGGTTCTTGAAGAGAATGAAGTGGTAACACCTTCAATTCCGCCAGTGAGTGAAAGTAATGTATCGAATTTAACTATTGTAGGTTTAGATCAGACACGTCAGGTTTCATTAAATTCATTATTAACGGGATTTGATCCAGAAACAATGGCAGTAAACGTGACAAGTACAAACAATGATACATTAGAAATTAATTTCGACGGAACTAATCAAGTACTCAACTTAACATCGTTAAGAAAAGGATTAACAACCATAAGTCTTACAGCTTCAGATTTGGATGGTAACCATGTAGAAGTAAATTATGTTGTTGATGTTCAAGTAACACCAAACTTTGATATCGGGTCAATCAACGATGGAGAAATTTCTGCAGCGGAAGCAGAGTCCTATGTTGTACCATTAGACGAAGTATTTAGAGATGTGGTAAACCCTGATGAGATTGTGAACTATGTAGTAGGGGTAACAAGGAAAACACAACCACAACAAGTTGCACAGATTCAACCGTTTACTATGTTAGCTAGTCTAGAATCGATATTACCACCTATGGTAGCCACAGCTTTATCTGAATCTAGTCCTTCGGGCATCGTTGTACCGGCAGGTGTTCCTAATTACACTGTTTATGATGATGGAACATTAAAACTTCAAATCATCAATCATATGTTAGTAGCAACTGGAGCAGATGAAGGCGAGTACGATATTACTGTACAAGCTGAAACATCAAACAATGAAAGGTCAGTTGTTGTACCCTTCACCTTGAAAGTAACAGATATAACAGGTACTGATGATGGTAGTGATGTTGTTGATGATAACGATACAGGCTCAGGTGGTACAACTAACGATAACGATGATGATAATGGTTCGGGCGGAAGTGGTTCTTCTAACAGTGGAGGTTCAAATACTCCAACTGAAAAAACGTTAGAAGAAAAGCTGTCTGATATTATAGTATCAATTGAAGAACAAGAAAACGGACTCGTTCTTAATGTGGAAAATGAGCAAGGAATATCTGAAAAGTTAACACTTACATTAACGAAAGACGGTACTTTTATCGCTGCAGGAAATGTAAAAGTAAAATTAGACGATGTGAATATCAACATTAAAGACTTCTCGGATAAAAGAGCGGTACGACTTGACGATAAAGTTTTAGATACTGTACCCCATTATTCGGAAACAGGTTCCTTATCAATTACAACTAAGGATTTAAATGATATCTTAATCACAGATAGAGTACCAGAACCATTTACTGATATTAAAGACACAGATTACTTTAAGCAAGAAGTAGAAGATTTATATAATAATATTTTAACAGTTGGTACTACTTCTACGACTTATAGCCCTAACGCACCGATCACCCGTGGTCAGTTTGCGGGAATGATTTCAAAAGCGTTAGAATTAGAGACATCTACTCCAGTAACGTTTAAGGATATTGAAAACCACTGGTATGCTCAAGGTGTACAGGCATTATATGAAGCCGGTATCATTGATGGTTACGAAAATGGTAGCTTTGGTGGGCAAGATCATTTAACTCGTCAACAATCTATGGCAATTATTGGTAAAATGCTAGAGCACACAGGTTTAGACATTTCTAGTGATTATCAAATTGAAGTAGATGATTATGAAAAGATCAGTCCGTATGCTAGGAAAGCAATCAACTATTTAGCGGAAAAAGGAGTATTGATTCAAGGAGAGGGTATTAACTTTAACCCTTCCAATGATTTAACTCGTGGTCAAATGGCAGGGGTCCTAATGAAAGCTTTAGAATTAACAGATTGGTATTAA
- a CDS encoding cysteine-rich CWC family protein yields the protein MSNKYCPLCKKTNDCMVNSKEGNCWCYGEEFSKEIFHLVPNESRRKHCICKECLDQFRTEQKSKE from the coding sequence ATGTCGAATAAATACTGTCCCTTATGCAAAAAAACAAATGATTGCATGGTGAATAGTAAGGAAGGTAACTGTTGGTGCTATGGTGAGGAATTCTCCAAAGAAATTTTCCATTTAGTGCCCAATGAGAGTAGAAGAAAACATTGTATATGTAAAGAGTGTTTAGATCAATTTCGAACGGAACAGAAAAGTAAGGAATAG
- a CDS encoding Ig-like domain-containing protein yields MFIKKVVLLLMLFALFFSQLPLGSLAAEPTVLRDEFSQVYTNTNLSQTIEVSPYSLFTQNTDTLSWSKKENIDIQSGAISYVSQSEPDANFHQENEVKVGINATQQYETYIKFGDSLPSLNGGLYLGATLRLKELNNDYDCYSCEYYSNEEFSIHKIVEPWNAQQLTWANKPNALNTPISNKTLVMPVGGGTYTWDVSTLVLDWMKNPESDYGLAIKPSENQNEQHVLNFTKLNNNDLNQMPVLQIQFSSKPNAPTGISYGLQTNSGKGLVNLQWSSVTGAKGYRVYLYNGKEYEQVYEGTDTKWSSLGKNIWPTKEQMNNGELTLRADGSGTDLSDIPGFLYQLHGNSEKAADTYYFRISAFNDYGETDLSEVTAVKMPDTSAPTVPENIKASSELISNFTIFWDPSVDQSPVEYQVKLTTDSGYEVFTGATQSNSITIPEHYLTPRSNYFVSVKAIDKNNVQSNFSSYSSNVPVTTRKKNDAELVGMSYPSSIQEAGSSPTIKVVFKNTGTESWTQSGGYLLKADHYSVGLAPSEIVETGETQTFELKLPADMPLGTTPIIWRMFNQNSGFFGNQSSMAISLEDRRNPQISLVSPVPYQRVSGKVTLEGAILDYQLKAYTISYGYGETPTEWIPIKKSDILSVKFGEWNTTNIKNGTYTLRIEAEDTSGGKSTLERIVTVQNAVPIPTVQEVTDQSTEITGSAKLGTTVIVFEDETIISNGPVSEDGTFSLALPAQAPGTELTLIAMDGQVASDAARVTVKDITPPEQPIVNTVTNKTKAISGKTEPYATVQAKLSDKTYSSIADANGYFSIPVPVQNYGTPIVMTVQDSAKLTSIDKRINVTRVAPNVPTVNLVHNKATLVSGKTEKYATVTVVNGTRSYTAKADAYGVYKITIPVQNSGTVLSVTAKDSLGASSMPRSVSVARVAPNIPRVNPVYNNTSYISGQTEKLALVTVSIGSKTYNVRADAYGKFKMTIPVQNSGVKLTVTAKDTAGKISSPTTITVGRAAPNMPTANTVRYYSTTVTGKTEQSVLVSVKIGSRTYSAKSDYYGNYRVYIPKQRKGNVLTVLTKDARGKLSAARKITVY; encoded by the coding sequence ATGTTTATTAAAAAGGTAGTTTTATTGCTTATGCTGTTTGCTTTATTCTTCTCCCAACTACCTTTGGGTTCTTTAGCAGCAGAACCTACCGTTTTGCGAGATGAATTTTCACAAGTTTATACCAATACTAATCTGTCTCAAACTATTGAAGTCTCCCCTTATTCGTTATTTACTCAAAATACAGACACACTTTCATGGTCAAAAAAGGAAAATATAGATATACAAAGTGGAGCCATTTCCTACGTTTCACAATCTGAACCCGATGCAAATTTTCACCAGGAAAATGAAGTGAAGGTCGGAATAAATGCCACTCAACAATATGAAACGTATATCAAATTCGGTGACAGCCTTCCATCATTAAATGGAGGGTTATATTTAGGGGCAACACTTCGTTTGAAAGAGTTAAATAATGATTACGACTGCTACTCCTGCGAATATTATTCAAATGAAGAATTCTCCATTCACAAAATTGTTGAGCCATGGAATGCTCAGCAATTAACATGGGCAAACAAACCAAATGCATTGAATACGCCTATCTCCAACAAAACTCTTGTGATGCCAGTTGGAGGAGGCACTTATACTTGGGATGTATCAACGTTAGTGCTTGATTGGATGAAAAACCCTGAGAGCGACTATGGGTTAGCAATCAAGCCTTCTGAAAACCAGAATGAGCAACATGTGTTGAATTTTACGAAATTAAACAACAATGATCTAAATCAGATGCCTGTCTTACAAATTCAATTCTCTTCTAAACCAAATGCGCCAACTGGAATTTCCTATGGACTACAGACGAACTCTGGTAAAGGTTTAGTCAATCTTCAATGGTCTTCTGTAACAGGAGCAAAAGGATATCGAGTATACCTATATAACGGGAAAGAATATGAACAAGTGTATGAAGGAACGGATACGAAGTGGTCATCTCTAGGAAAAAATATTTGGCCAACGAAAGAGCAAATGAACAATGGAGAGCTAACTCTTAGAGCGGATGGTTCAGGTACTGATTTATCGGATATTCCAGGATTCCTGTATCAACTGCACGGAAATTCTGAAAAAGCAGCGGATACTTATTATTTCAGAATTTCTGCCTTTAACGATTATGGAGAAACCGACCTTTCAGAGGTAACTGCAGTCAAAATGCCCGATACGTCGGCTCCAACCGTTCCAGAAAACATTAAAGCTTCTAGTGAGTTAATTTCTAATTTCACGATTTTCTGGGATCCATCAGTTGACCAGTCACCAGTAGAATATCAAGTAAAATTAACGACTGACTCTGGCTATGAAGTGTTTACCGGAGCAACTCAATCGAATAGTATCACGATTCCTGAACATTATTTAACACCAAGGTCAAACTACTTCGTATCTGTGAAGGCTATCGATAAAAATAATGTTCAAAGTAACTTTTCTAGCTATTCTTCTAACGTCCCGGTAACTACCCGAAAGAAAAACGATGCCGAATTAGTAGGGATGTCTTATCCTTCTTCCATTCAGGAGGCTGGAAGCAGTCCTACTATCAAAGTTGTATTTAAGAATACTGGGACTGAATCATGGACACAGTCTGGAGGCTATCTATTAAAAGCAGATCACTATTCGGTTGGACTTGCTCCATCGGAAATAGTTGAAACTGGTGAAACTCAAACGTTTGAATTGAAACTTCCTGCAGATATGCCACTTGGAACTACACCAATCATTTGGAGAATGTTTAATCAAAACTCAGGCTTTTTTGGGAATCAAAGTTCGATGGCAATTAGTCTTGAAGATCGGAGGAATCCACAAATTTCTCTTGTATCACCTGTACCTTATCAGCGTGTCTCCGGCAAGGTAACTCTTGAAGGGGCAATCCTTGATTATCAGTTAAAAGCTTATACGATTTCTTATGGTTATGGTGAAACACCTACTGAATGGATACCAATTAAAAAGAGTGATATTCTTTCAGTAAAATTTGGAGAATGGAATACAACAAACATTAAAAATGGAACATATACGCTTCGAATTGAAGCGGAGGATACATCTGGTGGAAAATCTACTTTAGAGCGAATTGTTACTGTCCAAAATGCTGTTCCTATACCAACCGTTCAAGAAGTAACTGACCAATCTACAGAGATTACAGGTTCAGCAAAACTTGGGACAACAGTTATTGTCTTTGAGGATGAAACCATCATCTCAAATGGACCTGTGTCAGAGGACGGTACTTTTTCATTAGCTTTACCCGCGCAAGCTCCGGGAACAGAGTTAACACTTATCGCAATGGATGGACAAGTTGCAAGTGATGCCGCAAGAGTGACTGTAAAGGACATTACACCTCCTGAACAACCAATCGTTAATACGGTAACGAATAAAACAAAAGCGATTTCAGGGAAAACAGAGCCCTATGCGACAGTGCAAGCAAAGCTCTCTGATAAAACATACAGTAGCATAGCGGATGCAAATGGATATTTTTCAATCCCTGTCCCTGTTCAGAACTATGGTACCCCCATCGTGATGACAGTTCAGGATAGCGCTAAACTAACAAGTATCGATAAAAGAATTAATGTGACGAGAGTGGCTCCAAATGTACCAACTGTTAATTTAGTTCATAATAAAGCAACACTCGTCTCTGGAAAAACAGAAAAATACGCAACGGTAACAGTTGTGAATGGTACTCGCTCCTATACAGCAAAAGCCGATGCCTACGGGGTTTATAAAATAACGATCCCCGTTCAAAATAGTGGAACGGTACTAAGTGTTACGGCAAAAGATTCCTTAGGTGCATCAAGTATGCCACGTTCTGTTTCGGTTGCACGAGTAGCTCCTAACATTCCAAGGGTAAATCCTGTTTATAACAATACTTCCTATATTTCTGGACAGACAGAAAAGCTTGCCCTTGTGACAGTAAGCATTGGCTCTAAAACTTACAATGTAAGAGCGGATGCTTATGGTAAGTTTAAAATGACGATTCCCGTTCAAAATAGCGGAGTCAAACTTACTGTAACAGCGAAAGATACTGCCGGGAAAATTAGTTCACCTACTACGATTACTGTCGGTCGAGCTGCACCGAATATGCCAACTGCCAATACAGTTCGATATTATTCAACTACAGTAACAGGTAAAACAGAACAATCTGTGCTCGTTAGTGTGAAAATCGGTAGTCGTACTTATAGCGCCAAATCTGACTACTATGGTAATTACAGAGTGTACATTCCAAAACAACGAAAAGGTAATGTACTTACAGTGCTTACAAAAGACGCGAGAGGGAAACTGAGTGCTGCTCGAAAAATAACGGTTTATTAA
- a CDS encoding DUF3006 domain-containing protein, translated as MTTKQYTLDRIEKDMYVFLLKGDESQQLQVPKENITSPLNEGDIVSIDEDGTIRVLTEETIVKKVEVQNLIEKLKNKKK; from the coding sequence ATGACAACGAAACAATATACATTAGATCGCATTGAAAAGGACATGTATGTATTTCTATTAAAGGGAGACGAATCCCAACAATTACAAGTGCCGAAAGAAAACATAACGTCCCCTTTGAACGAAGGAGATATCGTGAGCATTGATGAAGATGGAACCATTCGTGTATTAACGGAAGAAACGATTGTGAAGAAAGTAGAAGTACAAAATCTCATTGAAAAATTAAAGAATAAGAAGAAATAA
- a CDS encoding MBL fold metallo-hydrolase: MYILKWILLIIALISILSFLAITPLAWIGLLVFLFGAYQMVQRSKGKVTLSKPGWIAAAGFIISFIFAVAFTDPSKDIETNNAALNEQQTVEEIAPETDQEETTEPAEEVATETETDEEQTTSPSNTTSAGGELTVHFIDVGQGDSTLIVAPNGKTMLVDGGPKSAGDDVVSYLNSKGISKLDYVVATHPDADHIGGLIDVLNSIQVGQLIDSGKAHTTETYSDLLSLVDSKNINYIVPSTGDTFPLDSILKTNVLYANDDASDNNDASIVLQFIYNKVSFLLMGDADTGIESSIVSNNNVAATVLKAGHHGSDTSSSASFLNEVQPEVAILSYGKDNSYGHPDGSVVNRLTNLGAEVYRTPFHCNITVSTNGVTYDVNTSCDRPVPSPSETAEKPAASPPATQPKTTQPATPPATQGQTNFKNCTELRKVYPAGVSENDPAYQSKMDRDKDGWACE; this comes from the coding sequence TTGTACATTTTAAAATGGATATTACTCATTATTGCTCTCATTAGCATTTTATCGTTCCTAGCGATTACACCATTGGCATGGATTGGATTACTTGTTTTCTTGTTTGGAGCCTATCAAATGGTTCAACGAAGTAAGGGAAAAGTGACCCTTTCAAAGCCCGGCTGGATAGCTGCTGCTGGATTCATTATCAGTTTTATTTTCGCTGTTGCGTTTACCGATCCTTCTAAGGATATCGAAACAAATAATGCTGCTTTAAATGAACAGCAAACAGTAGAAGAAATTGCACCCGAAACTGATCAGGAGGAAACAACTGAACCAGCCGAAGAAGTGGCAACGGAAACAGAAACCGATGAAGAACAAACAACATCACCCTCTAACACAACGAGTGCGGGTGGAGAGTTAACGGTCCATTTCATTGATGTTGGGCAAGGAGACTCGACTCTAATTGTAGCGCCTAATGGAAAGACGATGTTAGTGGATGGTGGTCCAAAAAGCGCGGGCGATGATGTAGTGTCCTATCTAAACTCAAAAGGTATATCCAAATTAGATTACGTCGTCGCAACGCATCCGGATGCCGATCATATTGGTGGCTTAATTGATGTCCTCAATTCCATCCAAGTGGGACAATTGATTGATAGCGGAAAAGCGCACACAACCGAAACGTATTCAGATTTATTATCCTTAGTGGATTCAAAAAATATTAACTATATCGTGCCATCTACTGGCGATACTTTTCCACTCGATAGCATATTAAAAACAAATGTGCTATATGCGAACGATGATGCGAGCGACAACAACGATGCATCCATTGTTCTCCAATTCATTTATAATAAAGTGTCGTTTTTACTAATGGGTGATGCCGATACGGGCATTGAAAGTTCAATAGTATCAAACAATAATGTCGCTGCTACGGTTTTAAAAGCAGGACACCATGGTTCGGATACAAGCTCATCTGCTTCTTTTTTAAATGAAGTTCAACCAGAAGTGGCCATTTTAAGTTACGGTAAAGATAATTCATATGGTCATCCTGATGGTTCTGTTGTGAATCGGTTAACAAATCTTGGGGCTGAGGTGTATCGTACTCCTTTTCATTGTAATATTACTGTATCAACGAACGGCGTGACGTATGATGTGAATACTTCCTGTGATCGACCTGTGCCAAGTCCATCTGAAACAGCGGAAAAACCAGCAGCTAGTCCACCGGCGACACAACCTAAAACAACACAACCTGCAACACCGCCAGCAACACAAGGACAAACAAACTTTAAAAATTGTACTGAATTACGCAAAGTGTATCCGGCAGGGGTTAGCGAAAATGATCCGGCATACCAATCGAAAATGGATCGAGACAAAGATGGGTGGGCTTGCGAATGA
- a CDS encoding 5-methyltetrahydropteroyltriglutamate--homocysteine S-methyltransferase, which translates to MQTLNKSNSTKSIFRADHVGSLLRSNAIKIARSQRAAGIISLEQLRNIEDEEIARIVGKQKEIGLHAVTDGEFRRAWWHFDFLENLVGVESYWAESGIQFQQQQTKSRGIKVTSKLDFGNHPMLEDFKYLHQVAGDHVAKFTIPSPSMLHFRGEIDQSIYPDEEEFFDDLANAYKKGLQAFYDAGCRYLQLDDTSWGYLCSDEQKEILRSKGKDPDYLIKKYLDTLNKAVTDRSDDFKITMHICRGNFRSTWISSGGYEPVAEQLFGHLNIDGFFLEYDNDRSGGFEPLRFVHRPDLNIVVGLITSKFGELEKKEQIIKRLEEAAKFVPINQLSLSPQCGFASTEEGNILTEEQQWAKLRHVVEIAEEVWK; encoded by the coding sequence ATGCAAACATTAAATAAGTCCAATAGTACTAAAAGCATTTTTCGAGCTGATCACGTTGGTAGTTTGTTACGTTCAAATGCCATTAAAATTGCACGTTCACAAAGAGCTGCAGGAATCATATCTTTAGAGCAATTACGTAATATCGAAGACGAAGAAATTGCAAGAATTGTAGGAAAGCAAAAAGAAATTGGTCTCCATGCTGTAACTGACGGAGAATTCCGTAGAGCATGGTGGCATTTTGATTTTTTAGAAAATCTAGTTGGCGTTGAAAGCTACTGGGCAGAAAGTGGGATACAATTTCAGCAACAACAAACCAAATCACGTGGCATTAAAGTGACTAGTAAATTAGATTTTGGAAATCATCCAATGTTAGAAGATTTTAAGTATCTACATCAAGTAGCTGGGGACCATGTAGCGAAATTTACGATTCCAAGCCCAAGTATGCTTCATTTTCGTGGTGAAATTGATCAATCAATCTATCCGGACGAGGAAGAATTTTTTGATGATTTAGCTAATGCCTATAAAAAAGGATTGCAAGCTTTTTATGATGCGGGTTGTCGCTACTTACAGTTAGATGATACTTCGTGGGGTTATTTATGTTCGGACGAGCAAAAAGAAATCCTTCGTTCAAAAGGAAAGGATCCAGATTACCTCATTAAAAAGTATCTAGATACACTTAATAAAGCTGTTACAGACCGTTCAGATGATTTTAAAATAACTATGCACATTTGTCGTGGCAATTTCCGCTCAACCTGGATTTCTTCTGGTGGATATGAACCAGTGGCAGAACAATTATTTGGACATTTAAATATTGATGGATTCTTCCTAGAATACGACAATGACCGTTCAGGTGGATTTGAGCCCCTTCGTTTTGTTCATCGTCCAGATTTAAATATTGTCGTAGGATTGATTACTTCAAAGTTTGGTGAATTAGAGAAAAAAGAACAGATTATCAAACGACTTGAAGAAGCAGCAAAGTTCGTTCCTATAAACCAGCTGTCATTAAGCCCTCAATGTGGGTTTGCCTCTACTGAAGAAGGAAACATATTAACAGAAGAACAGCAATGGGCAAAACTTCGCCATGTCGTTGAAATTGCTGAGGAAGTTTGGAAATAA
- a CDS encoding YbjQ family protein: MIIVTTENIPNYRVVDVLGPVFGLTVRARGIGKDIVASFKGLIGGEINQYTEMLEDARKQAIDRMVQNAAAMGANAIIMMRFDSGEIGQNMSEIIAYGTAVRVEQA; encoded by the coding sequence TTGATTATCGTAACAACGGAAAATATTCCAAATTATCGCGTGGTAGATGTATTGGGACCCGTATTTGGCTTAACAGTTAGAGCAAGAGGCATTGGGAAAGATATTGTAGCTTCATTTAAGGGGCTTATTGGTGGAGAAATTAATCAGTATACGGAAATGCTTGAAGATGCAAGAAAACAAGCGATTGATCGTATGGTACAAAACGCAGCTGCCATGGGTGCGAATGCCATTATTATGATGCGCTTTGATTCTGGCGAGATTGGTCAGAATATGAGTGAAATTATTGCCTACGGAACGGCAGTACGAGTGGAACAGGCGTAA